A single genomic interval of Novosphingobium ginsenosidimutans harbors:
- the murJ gene encoding murein biosynthesis integral membrane protein MurJ gives MSLIRNVGTIGGLTAVSRVFGFARDMILARVLGAGLAADAFQLAFTLPNTFRRLFAEGAFSVAFVPLYSRALHGHDGEPGSEEAAEKFADDVLAVFVWVLVAFSAVAMLAMPGIVWLLASEFQKVPGKFDLAVTLSRVTFPYLTLISLVAMLSGLLNARSRFAPGAAAPILLNVSLIAAMGFAWYTHRGDDLVTAWSLAVGVSVAGLLQLLYLMWETRRAGVRLKLTLPKLTPEVRRLGALILPATFGAGIYQISQLVDTFFATSLPQGSLTLLKLADRLNQMPLGIVGIALGTAILPMLSRHIHTGNRGEAQRLQTNAFEIATLLTLPAAAALAICAPAFVTAFFVGGKFRPEDGVIMAQIVVALVAGLPAYVIVKILNPGFFAREDTRTPVWTALASLIFNVFLNFYVVRQYGIVGLAAATACSASLNCLLLYIILHRRGWFHFTAKLAGRIARQVIATVVMGAALWFLMPALSPYFGASVLDRIWSLLALVGAGMAVFFGTAYLVGAIDPDLIAMLRRRRPKRTEADDEILEVQ, from the coding sequence TTGAGCCTGATCCGCAACGTCGGCACGATTGGCGGGCTGACGGCGGTCAGCCGCGTCTTCGGTTTTGCCCGCGACATGATCCTGGCCCGGGTGCTGGGTGCGGGACTGGCGGCGGACGCGTTTCAGCTGGCCTTCACGCTGCCCAATACCTTCCGCCGACTGTTTGCCGAAGGTGCCTTCAGCGTCGCCTTCGTCCCGCTCTACAGCCGCGCATTACACGGCCATGACGGTGAGCCCGGCAGCGAGGAAGCAGCCGAGAAGTTTGCCGACGATGTCCTGGCGGTCTTCGTCTGGGTGCTGGTCGCCTTCAGTGCCGTTGCCATGCTGGCCATGCCGGGGATTGTCTGGCTGCTGGCCAGCGAGTTCCAGAAGGTGCCGGGCAAGTTTGACCTGGCAGTAACGCTCAGCCGGGTGACCTTCCCCTACCTCACGCTGATCAGCCTGGTGGCCATGCTTTCAGGCCTGCTCAATGCCCGCTCGCGCTTTGCGCCGGGCGCGGCGGCGCCGATCCTGCTTAACGTCAGCCTGATCGCGGCGATGGGCTTTGCCTGGTATACGCACCGGGGGGATGACCTGGTCACCGCCTGGTCGCTGGCGGTCGGGGTGTCTGTCGCAGGCCTGCTCCAGCTACTCTACCTGATGTGGGAAACGCGGCGCGCCGGGGTGCGGCTCAAGCTGACTCTGCCCAAGCTGACGCCCGAGGTAAGACGGCTCGGCGCGCTGATCCTGCCCGCCACGTTCGGGGCGGGAATCTACCAGATCAGCCAGCTGGTCGACACTTTCTTCGCAACCAGCCTGCCGCAGGGTTCACTGACCCTGCTCAAGCTGGCGGACCGGCTCAACCAGATGCCGCTGGGGATCGTCGGCATCGCGCTCGGCACAGCGATCCTGCCGATGCTTTCGCGCCATATCCATACTGGCAATCGCGGCGAAGCGCAGCGGCTGCAGACCAATGCCTTCGAAATCGCGACCCTGCTGACCCTACCCGCCGCTGCTGCGCTGGCGATCTGCGCGCCGGCCTTTGTCACGGCCTTCTTCGTCGGCGGCAAGTTCCGGCCCGAGGACGGGGTGATCATGGCGCAGATCGTCGTCGCGCTGGTTGCTGGTCTGCCGGCCTACGTGATCGTCAAGATCCTCAACCCCGGCTTCTTCGCGCGCGAGGATACCCGCACTCCGGTCTGGACCGCGCTCGCTTCGCTGATCTTCAACGTGTTCCTCAACTTCTACGTCGTGCGGCAATACGGCATCGTTGGCCTGGCTGCGGCAACAGCCTGCTCGGCCAGTCTCAACTGCCTGCTGCTCTACATCATCCTGCATCGCCGTGGCTGGTTCCATTTCACCGCCAAGCTTGCGGGCCGGATCGCGCGGCAAGTGATCGCCACTGTAGTGATGGGCGCGGCGCTGTGGTTCCTGATGCCAGCCCTTTCGCCTTATTTCGGCGCATCGGTGCTTGATCGGATTTGGTCGCTGCTGGCACTGGTTGGCGCGGGGATGGCAGTATTCTTCGGCACCGCCTATCTGGTCGGGGCGATTGACCCTGATCTGATCGCCATGCTGCGCCGCCGCCGGCCCAAGCGCACCGAAGCCGATGATGAAATCCTGGAGGTCCAATAA
- the trpS gene encoding tryptophan--tRNA ligase — MRVVSGIQPTGNLHLGNYLGAIRNWVRMQDDVTAQGGQCLYFLADLHALSQPHVPAELASNTREMVAALVACGIDPERSILFNQTQVPHHAELQWLLNGTARMGWLNRMTQWKDKAGKNREGASVALFTYPVLQAADVLLYQATHVPVGDDQKQHLELARDIAQKFNNDFGAGEEVFTLPDPIIPAEAARIMSLRDGSAKMSKSDPSDMSRINLTDDAETIMTKVKKARTDPEPLPSDKGGLDGRPEAANLVGIYAAMSGESQDAVLARFGGEGFGKFKPALGELLVESLAPINARFIELRQDRAALDAILRQGAEKARKLAVPTLEKAYAALGLVR, encoded by the coding sequence ATGCGTGTCGTTTCCGGTATCCAGCCCACGGGCAACCTGCACCTTGGCAACTACCTGGGCGCGATCCGCAACTGGGTGCGGATGCAGGACGATGTGACCGCGCAGGGCGGGCAGTGCCTCTATTTCCTCGCCGATCTCCACGCGCTTTCGCAGCCGCACGTGCCCGCTGAGCTCGCATCGAACACGCGCGAGATGGTGGCGGCGCTGGTTGCCTGCGGAATCGATCCCGAGCGTTCGATCCTTTTCAACCAGACCCAGGTGCCGCACCATGCCGAACTGCAGTGGCTGCTCAACGGCACGGCCCGGATGGGCTGGCTGAACCGCATGACCCAGTGGAAGGACAAGGCCGGCAAGAACCGCGAGGGAGCCTCAGTCGCGCTGTTCACCTATCCGGTGCTTCAGGCCGCCGACGTGCTTCTGTACCAGGCCACCCACGTCCCGGTGGGCGATGACCAGAAACAGCACCTGGAGCTGGCCCGCGACATCGCGCAGAAGTTCAACAATGACTTCGGCGCCGGAGAAGAAGTCTTCACCCTGCCCGATCCGATCATCCCTGCCGAAGCCGCGCGGATCATGTCGCTGCGCGATGGTTCGGCCAAGATGAGCAAGTCCGATCCTTCGGACATGAGCCGCATCAACCTGACCGACGATGCCGAGACGATCATGACCAAGGTCAAGAAAGCCAGGACCGATCCCGAACCGCTGCCGTCCGACAAGGGCGGGCTGGACGGGCGGCCCGAGGCGGCCAATCTGGTCGGTATCTATGCCGCGATGTCGGGTGAGAGTCAGGACGCGGTGCTGGCCCGGTTCGGCGGCGAAGGATTTGGCAAGTTCAAGCCGGCGCTGGGCGAACTGCTGGTCGAAAGCCTCGCCCCGATCAACGCCCGCTTCATCGAATTGCGCCAGGACCGCGCCGCGCTGGATGCGATCCTGCGCCAGGGTGCGGAGAAGGCCCGGAAGCTGGCGGTGCCAACGCTGGAGAAGGCCTATGCAGCGCTGGGGTTGGTACGCTAA
- a CDS encoding DUF4136 domain-containing protein: MSHLSVSPLSRLKLAVVPLLMLALSACASNFNSQVTRFASQLPAPQGQTFAIVADDPALAGGLEFSQYARLVEDRMGALGYRPAPPEAATLLVRFDYGVDKGRERIRRTAGFDDPFWSPWYGPRFGYYGRRGFYRPTSVWGYGWYDPWFDGGVESYTVYTSGISLKIDRKADGQRLFEGKAEAASLSNRLQYLVPNLVEAMFTDFPGNSGETVRISVAPEKNRRN, from the coding sequence ATGTCGCACCTAAGCGTCTCGCCACTCAGCCGGCTCAAGCTGGCGGTGGTACCCTTGCTGATGCTCGCGCTCAGCGCCTGTGCATCCAATTTCAACAGCCAGGTCACCCGCTTTGCCAGCCAGCTGCCGGCACCGCAGGGACAGACCTTTGCCATCGTTGCTGACGATCCGGCGCTGGCTGGCGGCCTGGAATTCTCGCAATATGCCCGCCTGGTCGAAGACCGGATGGGTGCGCTGGGCTATCGCCCGGCCCCGCCCGAGGCCGCCACGCTGCTGGTCCGGTTCGACTATGGCGTCGACAAGGGGCGTGAGCGGATCCGCCGCACCGCCGGGTTTGACGATCCGTTCTGGTCGCCCTGGTATGGCCCGCGCTTTGGTTATTATGGCCGCCGCGGTTTCTATCGTCCGACCTCGGTCTGGGGCTATGGCTGGTATGACCCGTGGTTCGATGGCGGGGTGGAAAGTTACACCGTCTATACCAGCGGCATCAGCCTGAAGATCGATCGCAAGGCCGATGGCCAGCGCCTGTTCGAAGGCAAGGCCGAGGCTGCTTCGCTCTCGAATCGGCTCCAGTACCTGGTGCCGAACCTGGTCGAAGCGATGTTCACCGACTTTCCGGGCAATTCCGGGGAAACCGTCCGGATTTCGGTTGCACCGGAAAAGAATCGGCGTAACTAA
- the dut gene encoding dUTP diphosphatase, with protein sequence MPSMDDVPVAVMRLPHGEGLDLPAYATAGAAGMDVVSAEDVTIAPGARHAVATGLAMAIPAGFEIQVRPRSGLALKHGITVPNTPGTIDSDYRGELKVILINHGSEDFAIRRGDRVAQLVLAPVTRVGWVEVTSLDETARGAGGFGSTGGVVSLKG encoded by the coding sequence ATGCCCTCAATGGATGATGTCCCGGTTGCGGTCATGCGTTTGCCGCACGGGGAAGGTCTCGATCTGCCGGCCTACGCCACCGCCGGCGCAGCCGGGATGGACGTGGTTTCGGCCGAGGACGTGACGATTGCGCCCGGTGCGCGCCATGCAGTCGCGACAGGTCTGGCGATGGCCATTCCTGCGGGGTTCGAAATCCAGGTAAGGCCGCGTTCAGGGCTGGCGCTGAAGCATGGGATTACCGTGCCCAACACCCCCGGTACCATCGACAGCGACTATCGCGGTGAGCTGAAGGTCATCCTGATCAATCACGGCAGCGAGGACTTTGCAATCCGCCGCGGTGACCGCGTGGCGCAGCTGGTGCTGGCCCCGGTCACACGAGTCGGCTGGGTGGAAGTGACCAGCCTTGATGAGACCGCACGAGGGGCGGGCGGCTTCGGTTCGACCGGCGGGGTGGTCAGCCTGAAAGGCTAA
- a CDS encoding bifunctional phosphopantothenoylcysteine decarboxylase/phosphopantothenate synthase yields the protein MTGPRILLVIGGGIAAYKSCELVRLIRKHGGEVTCVLTSGGAQFVTPMTLAALSENPVHTSLWDLKNEVEMGHIQLSRQADLIVVCPATADLLAKMTHGIADDLATTLLLATDKPVMAVPAMNVRMWEHAATQANIAALRERGIAVMEPDEGPMACGEFGPGRLPEPIEVMRAICDTLSLELLPSAVPELTWEPEDPLAGAADLGGLSSSLIQRSTTSRIVFEDELLPEDAEVEDVVPYADFDGPAPFVPLPDPVPGDAGPILVKKGKARAAPPTDAEAINHLVMNQVPPEPLQGDTPAAPPVDAAVGADPLIGQPDFEEDPAHRPLYGKHVLVTAGPTHEPIDPVRYIANRSSGKQGYAIAAAAARAGARVTLVSGPVALPTPPGVDRIDVETARDMADAVRRALPADAAVMVAAVADWRTEDYAPEKMKKRGSAPPALRLTENPDILAMVSVSDKRPKLVVGFAAETEKVLEHAKDKRKRKGADWIVANDVSGSVMGGDMNLVHIVSAKGVDHLPELPKDEVAVALVERIADALNG from the coding sequence ATGACTGGCCCACGTATCCTTCTGGTGATTGGCGGCGGGATTGCCGCCTACAAGTCGTGCGAGCTCGTGCGGCTGATCCGCAAGCATGGCGGCGAGGTGACTTGCGTCCTCACGAGCGGCGGGGCGCAGTTCGTCACGCCGATGACGCTCGCCGCGCTGAGCGAGAACCCGGTCCACACCTCGCTCTGGGACCTCAAGAACGAGGTCGAGATGGGGCACATCCAGCTGTCGCGCCAGGCTGACCTGATTGTGGTCTGCCCGGCGACGGCCGACCTCCTTGCCAAGATGACCCACGGTATCGCCGATGATCTGGCGACGACCCTGCTGCTGGCGACCGATAAGCCGGTCATGGCCGTTCCGGCGATGAACGTGCGGATGTGGGAGCACGCCGCGACCCAGGCGAATATCGCTGCGCTGCGCGAACGCGGCATCGCGGTGATGGAGCCAGACGAGGGCCCGATGGCCTGCGGCGAGTTTGGGCCTGGACGCCTGCCCGAACCGATCGAGGTGATGCGCGCGATCTGCGACACACTTTCACTCGAATTGCTGCCCAGTGCGGTGCCCGAGCTGACCTGGGAGCCGGAAGACCCGCTGGCCGGTGCGGCTGACCTGGGCGGCCTGTCGAGCAGCCTGATCCAGCGCAGCACGACCTCGCGGATCGTGTTCGAAGACGAATTGCTGCCCGAGGATGCCGAGGTTGAGGACGTGGTCCCCTATGCGGACTTCGACGGGCCGGCGCCCTTCGTGCCGCTGCCGGATCCCGTCCCCGGCGATGCTGGTCCGATCCTGGTCAAGAAGGGCAAAGCCCGCGCTGCCCCGCCGACTGACGCCGAGGCGATCAACCATCTGGTGATGAACCAGGTCCCGCCCGAGCCGCTGCAGGGCGATACCCCAGCAGCCCCTCCGGTTGATGCTGCGGTGGGGGCCGATCCGCTCATCGGGCAGCCCGATTTCGAGGAAGATCCAGCGCATCGCCCGCTCTATGGCAAGCACGTCCTGGTCACTGCCGGACCGACGCATGAGCCGATCGATCCGGTGCGCTACATCGCCAACCGTTCCTCGGGCAAGCAGGGCTATGCCATTGCTGCCGCTGCCGCCCGCGCTGGCGCTCGCGTGACGCTGGTCTCTGGCCCGGTCGCCCTGCCCACACCGCCGGGAGTTGACCGCATCGATGTCGAAACGGCGCGCGACATGGCCGATGCGGTGCGCCGCGCGCTGCCGGCCGATGCCGCGGTGATGGTCGCTGCCGTCGCCGACTGGCGGACCGAGGACTACGCACCCGAAAAGATGAAGAAGCGCGGTTCGGCCCCGCCGGCGCTGCGGCTAACCGAGAACCCGGACATCCTGGCCATGGTCTCGGTAAGCGACAAGCGGCCCAAGCTGGTCGTCGGCTTTGCCGCCGAGACCGAGAAGGTGCTGGAACACGCCAAGGACAAGCGCAAGCGCAAGGGTGCCGACTGGATCGTGGCCAACGATGTCTCGGGCAGCGTGATGGGGGGCGATATGAACCTCGTCCACATCGTTTCAGCCAAGGGCGTTGACCACTTGCCCGAACTGCCCAAGGACGAGGTTGCGGTTGCCCTTGTCGAGAGAATTGCAGATGCCCTCAATGGATGA
- a CDS encoding DUF1761 domain-containing protein — MDWPGVILAALAASGVLALAFGQARTGWLYAAVPLNLLSALMLGHALARIGPEKLAAKPQLFFMQSGGLALAFVIPALWLTQLRDGAPRQRTVIDSLAFLAAYLVMGFVFWLRA; from the coding sequence ATGGACTGGCCGGGCGTCATTCTGGCAGCCCTGGCGGCAAGCGGCGTGTTGGCCTTGGCTTTCGGTCAGGCGCGCACCGGATGGCTCTATGCGGCCGTTCCGCTGAATCTGCTTTCCGCGCTGATGCTCGGCCACGCGCTGGCCCGGATCGGGCCAGAGAAACTCGCCGCCAAACCCCAGCTGTTCTTCATGCAGTCGGGCGGGCTGGCGCTGGCATTTGTTATCCCCGCGCTGTGGCTGACGCAGCTCCGCGACGGCGCGCCGCGGCAGCGGACGGTGATCGATAGCTTGGCCTTTCTTGCCGCCTATCTCGTGATGGGGTTCGTATTCTGGCTGCGGGCCTAG
- the rimO gene encoding 30S ribosomal protein S12 methylthiotransferase RimO encodes MTIELPDQKRVGMVSLGCPKALVDSERILTRLRADGYAMSPDYAGADVVLVNTCGFLDSAKEESLAAIGEAIAENGRVIVTGCMGEEAETIRARFPQVLAVTGAHQYEAVVEAVHEAAPPSQGPFVDLIPQPDVKLTPRHYSYLKISEGCNHACAFCIIPQLRGKLASRRVDAVLREAEKLVAAGTKELLVISQDTSAYGVDIRHESRMWKDREVRAHMTDLARELGQLRTPANVPGGGQAPWVRLHYVYPYPHVDAVIPLMAEGLLTPYLDIPFQHASPSVLKAMKRPANEAKVLERLKSWREICPDIAVRSSFVVGFPGETEADFQYLLDWLDEAQLDRVGAFRFEPVAGAAANDLPGTVPEAVKEERYARIMAKTAAISAAKLQAKIGRTLPVIIDMVGEPDEDGDIGATGRSQADAPEIDGAVHLREVPASLQPGDIVQVTIEDADEHDLFGAIAG; translated from the coding sequence ATGACAATCGAACTTCCCGACCAGAAGCGCGTGGGTATGGTCAGCCTTGGCTGCCCGAAGGCGCTGGTCGATTCCGAACGGATCCTTACCCGGCTGCGCGCCGATGGCTATGCAATGAGCCCCGACTATGCCGGGGCCGACGTCGTGCTGGTCAACACCTGCGGTTTCCTCGATTCCGCCAAGGAGGAGAGCCTGGCCGCGATTGGCGAGGCGATTGCCGAAAACGGCCGTGTCATCGTCACCGGCTGCATGGGCGAAGAGGCCGAAACAATCCGCGCCCGCTTCCCACAGGTTCTCGCCGTAACTGGCGCGCACCAGTACGAGGCGGTGGTCGAGGCGGTGCACGAAGCGGCACCGCCTTCGCAGGGTCCGTTCGTTGACCTGATCCCCCAGCCGGACGTCAAGCTGACCCCGCGGCACTATAGCTACCTCAAGATTTCAGAGGGCTGCAATCACGCCTGCGCCTTCTGCATCATTCCCCAGCTGCGCGGGAAGCTGGCCAGCCGCCGGGTCGATGCCGTGCTGCGCGAGGCGGAGAAACTGGTTGCCGCCGGGACCAAGGAACTGCTGGTGATCAGCCAGGACACCTCGGCCTATGGCGTCGATATCCGGCACGAGAGCCGCATGTGGAAGGACCGCGAGGTTCGCGCCCATATGACCGACCTGGCCCGCGAACTGGGCCAGCTCCGCACGCCCGCCAATGTACCTGGGGGAGGCCAGGCACCGTGGGTGCGGCTGCACTATGTCTATCCCTATCCGCACGTCGATGCCGTAATCCCGCTGATGGCCGAAGGGCTGTTGACGCCGTACCTCGACATTCCGTTCCAGCACGCCAGCCCCAGCGTGTTGAAGGCGATGAAGCGCCCGGCGAACGAAGCCAAGGTGCTCGAACGCCTCAAGTCCTGGCGCGAGATCTGCCCCGACATCGCAGTCCGTTCGTCCTTCGTGGTCGGCTTCCCGGGCGAGACCGAGGCGGACTTCCAGTACCTCCTAGACTGGCTCGACGAGGCCCAGCTCGACCGGGTCGGGGCCTTCCGCTTTGAACCCGTCGCCGGCGCGGCCGCCAATGACCTGCCCGGCACCGTGCCGGAAGCGGTCAAGGAAGAACGCTATGCCCGGATCATGGCAAAGACTGCCGCGATCAGCGCTGCCAAGCTCCAGGCCAAGATCGGCCGGACTCTGCCGGTGATCATCGACATGGTGGGTGAGCCTGACGAAGACGGTGATATCGGCGCAACCGGCCGGTCACAGGCCGATGCGCCCGAGATCGACGGCGCGGTCCACCTGCGTGAAGTGCCGGCCAGCCTGCAGCCCGGCGACATTGTCCAGGTCACCATCGAGGACGCCGACGAGCACGACCTGTTCGGCGCGATTGCGGGCTAG
- a CDS encoding TetR/AcrR family transcriptional regulator, whose product MIRKPTQQRALVTYERLLDAAGELLAEVGVERISTNLVAARAGVSPPTLYHYFADKYALLAALGERLMVAQNALVGLGAAADEAEIAEVLLAHVALTEASPGGPWIMRMLRAVPQLAEVRLASHRALTADLVARALDADPDQDRAALERRARLAVDLGYCAIELVFDEPELEPRAIMQDAARAIAAVLTA is encoded by the coding sequence GTGATCCGTAAACCGACGCAACAGCGCGCACTGGTGACATACGAGCGGCTGCTCGATGCCGCAGGTGAGCTGCTGGCAGAAGTGGGGGTGGAGCGGATCAGCACCAACCTGGTCGCGGCGCGCGCCGGGGTCAGTCCGCCGACGCTCTATCACTACTTTGCCGACAAGTACGCGCTGCTGGCGGCGCTGGGCGAGCGGCTGATGGTCGCGCAGAACGCGCTGGTCGGGTTGGGCGCGGCGGCCGACGAGGCCGAGATCGCGGAGGTGTTGCTGGCCCATGTCGCGCTGACCGAAGCCAGCCCGGGCGGACCGTGGATCATGCGGATGCTGCGTGCCGTGCCGCAACTGGCCGAGGTTCGGCTCGCCTCGCACCGCGCGCTCACCGCCGACCTGGTCGCGCGAGCGCTGGACGCTGATCCCGATCAGGATCGCGCGGCGCTGGAACGCCGGGCGCGGCTGGCGGTGGACCTGGGCTATTGCGCGATCGAGCTGGTGTTCGACGAACCAGAGCTTGAGCCGCGTGCCATCATGCAGGATGCCGCCCGCGCCATTGCGGCCGTGCTGACGGCCTAG
- a CDS encoding c-type cytochrome, giving the protein MRRLLFALPLALAACEAPPQPLTPEQSAALKPADARLAALYEGSCKACHTVADSGAPLTGDRTQWDARWAKGEDVLLQHAQVGFGAMPAGGQCFTCTPADHAALIRFMAGRTQ; this is encoded by the coding sequence ATGCGCCGACTGCTTTTTGCACTGCCTTTGGCCCTGGCGGCTTGCGAGGCACCTCCTCAGCCGCTGACCCCCGAGCAAAGCGCCGCGCTGAAGCCCGCCGATGCTAGGCTGGCGGCGCTGTACGAAGGCTCGTGCAAGGCCTGCCACACGGTCGCGGATTCGGGCGCGCCGCTAACGGGCGACCGCACCCAGTGGGACGCCCGCTGGGCCAAGGGTGAGGATGTACTGCTGCAACACGCCCAGGTCGGGTTCGGAGCCATGCCGGCGGGCGGGCAGTGCTTTACCTGCACGCCGGCCGACCACGCCGCGCTGATCCGCTTCATGGCGGGGCGCACACAATGA
- a CDS encoding D-arabinono-1,4-lactone oxidase, protein MTTRRKVLLGGAGVLALGVGGLAGRRLWLDREPAALPATDAQGRMVWQNWSGLEHSYPALRAAPASDAELAELLRTAPAPIRPVGAGHSFTALVPTEGTLLSLDRMTGLVSHEAGAMTATVRAGTRLSALGPALAAIGQEMPNLPDINKQTMAGAMATATHGTGKGLTALHGEVTALKLVTPAGEVIECSRDSRPELFHSARVGLGAFGVLTEVTLANKPITRVRKEVRLVDTDALLRDWPALAARHRNAEFLVLPFTGKSALITHDVTDEPVRPRGPDQDADTLMSLKTLRDVFEFTPGLRKQLASAALEDIPPEIAIDEGWKLLSNERPVRFKEMEYHVPIDQQVGALKEIIARIERDATDVFFPIEARIIAPDDAWLSPFYQRESGSIAVHAYYKEAHDWMARLVEPVLREAGGRPHWGKLHSLSAKELTALYPRFAEANAVRRSLDPQGRMMNPFLQKIFG, encoded by the coding sequence ATGACGACTCGGCGCAAGGTCCTGCTGGGCGGCGCAGGCGTGCTGGCGCTCGGCGTAGGCGGCCTGGCCGGACGGCGGCTGTGGCTCGATCGCGAGCCTGCCGCCCTGCCCGCAACCGACGCACAAGGCCGCATGGTCTGGCAGAACTGGTCCGGGCTGGAGCATTCCTATCCAGCCCTGCGCGCCGCGCCCGCCAGCGATGCCGAACTCGCCGAACTGCTGCGCACCGCGCCCGCCCCGATCCGCCCGGTCGGCGCCGGGCACAGCTTTACCGCGTTGGTTCCGACCGAAGGCACGCTACTCTCGCTGGACCGGATGACCGGCCTGGTCAGCCACGAAGCTGGCGCGATGACTGCAACCGTGCGGGCCGGGACGCGCCTTTCTGCGCTTGGTCCGGCGCTGGCCGCGATCGGGCAGGAGATGCCCAACCTGCCGGACATCAACAAGCAGACCATGGCGGGCGCAATGGCGACGGCAACGCACGGCACCGGCAAGGGCCTGACCGCGCTGCATGGCGAAGTTACAGCGCTGAAGCTGGTTACGCCCGCAGGCGAAGTGATCGAATGCAGCCGCGACAGCCGGCCAGAGCTGTTCCATTCCGCGCGCGTCGGGCTTGGCGCCTTCGGGGTGTTGACCGAGGTAACGCTTGCCAACAAGCCAATCACGCGCGTCCGCAAGGAAGTGCGGCTGGTCGATACCGATGCCCTGTTGCGGGACTGGCCGGCGCTCGCCGCGCGGCACCGCAATGCCGAGTTTCTGGTCCTGCCCTTTACCGGCAAATCGGCGCTGATCACCCATGATGTGACCGACGAGCCGGTCCGCCCGCGCGGGCCGGACCAGGACGCCGACACGCTGATGAGCCTCAAGACCCTGCGCGATGTCTTCGAGTTCACGCCGGGCCTGCGCAAGCAGCTGGCCAGCGCCGCGCTGGAGGACATTCCGCCCGAAATCGCCATCGACGAAGGCTGGAAGCTCCTTTCCAACGAACGCCCCGTGCGGTTCAAGGAAATGGAATACCACGTGCCGATCGATCAGCAGGTCGGCGCGCTCAAGGAAATCATCGCCCGGATCGAGCGCGACGCAACCGACGTATTCTTCCCGATCGAAGCGCGAATCATTGCGCCCGACGATGCCTGGCTTTCGCCCTTCTACCAGCGCGAAAGCGGATCGATTGCGGTCCACGCCTATTACAAGGAAGCGCATGACTGGATGGCGCGGCTGGTCGAGCCTGTGCTGCGCGAGGCAGGCGGGCGGCCGCACTGGGGCAAGCTCCATTCGCTCAGCGCGAAAGAGCTCACCGCACTTTACCCGCGATTTGCCGAGGCCAATGCGGTGCGCCGCAGCCTTGACCCGCAGGGACGGATGATGAACCCCTTCCTGCAGAAGATTTTCGGATGA